A single genomic interval of Lathyrus oleraceus cultivar Zhongwan6 chromosome 7, CAAS_Psat_ZW6_1.0, whole genome shotgun sequence harbors:
- the LOC127100476 gene encoding DNA topoisomerase 1 beta isoform X2 gives MGRLKKRIHPSDIVINIGSEAQVPECPIPGEGWKDIRNDNTVTWLCYWSDPINPKLFKYVFLAASSSLKGQSDKEKYEKARMLKDYIGNIRASYTKDFTSKDITKQQIAVATYLIDKLALRAGNEKDDDEADTVGCCTLKVENVTRETPNKLKFNFLGKDSIKYENTVEVELPVYNAILKFQKDKGPGDDLFDKLDTNKLNAHLKELMPGLTAKVFRTFNASITLDDKLNKDTKDGDAAEKIVVYQHANKQVAIICNHQRSVSKSHSAQMTKLNEKIDELQDVLKELKVDLDRARKGKSPTKSSDGKSKRSLTPEVLEKKISQTNAKIEKMQRDMKTKEDLKTVALGTSKINYLDPRITVAWCKRHEVPIEKLFTKSLLAKFAWAMDVDPDFRF, from the exons ATGGGAAGATTAAAAAAACGCATTCATCCAAGTGACATTGTAATTAATATTGGAAGTGAGGCACAAGTTCCTGAATGTCCTATTCCTGGTGAAGG ATGGAAGGATATAAGAAATGACAATACAGTTACATGGTTATGCTATTGGAGTGATCCAATTAATCCAAAGCTATTCAAGTATGTGTTTCTGGCAGCTAGTAGTTCCTTGAAGGGTCAAAGTGACAAGGAAAAGTATGAGAAGGCTAGGATGTTGAAG GATTATATAGGGAACATCAGGGCTTCATATACAAAAGATTTTACGAGTAAGGATATTACAAAGCAGCAGATAGCCGTCGCTACTTATCTTATTGATAAACTGGCTCTGAGGGCTGGTAATGAGAAG GATGATGATGAAGCTGATACTGTTGGCTGCTGCACATTAAAAGTTGAGAATGTGACAAGAGAAACCCCCAACAAATTGAAG TTTAACTTCCTTGGTAAAGATTCAATCAAGTATGAAAATACAGTTGAGGTTGAGCTTCCTGTTTATAATGCAATTTTGAAGTTCCAAAAAG ATAAAGGCCCTGGTGATGATCTCTTTGATAAGCTGGATACAAATAAATTGAATGCTCATCTGAAGGAACTCATGCCTGGCTTAACAGCAAAAGTCTTCCGTACATTCAATGCATCTATCACATTGGATGATAAG TTGAATAAAGACACTAAAGATGGAGATGCCGCAGAAAAGATTGTTGTTTATCAGCATGCAAATAAGCAG GTTGCAATCATCTGTAATCATCAACGGAGTGTTTCAAAATCTCACAGTGCACAAATGACAAAATTAAACGAGAAAATTGATGAACTTCAG GATGTTCTGAAGGAGCTAAAAGTAGATTTGGACAGGGCAAGAAAAGGAAAGTCCCCTACAAAGAGTTCAGATGGAAAAAGCAAACGAAGCTTAACTCCTGAAGT GCTAGAGAAAAAGATATCTCAAACCAATGCAAAAATTGAGAAAATGCAACGTGATATGAAGACAAAAGAAGATCTTAAGACTGTAGCATTGGGCACATCCAAGATAAACTATCTCGACCCCAGGATTACAGTTGCCTGGTGCAAGCGGCATGAGGTTCCCATTGAGAAG CTTTTCACAAAATCTCTGCTGGCAAAATTTGCTTGGGCAATGGATGTGGACCCAGATTTCAGATTCTGA